A genomic window from Paenibacillus sp. FSL K6-0276 includes:
- a CDS encoding GNAT family N-acetyltransferase yields the protein MSDYQLISDYKHIEKYKESFNTLAKTIFGIDFTPWIEQGCWNDKYICYSFVDGDHVIANASINKMTIILNQTEYKAIQIGTVMTHPDYRMQGLSRKLIDHIIAMYEHECDFIYLFANDSALDFYPKFGFERMQESSFSINVTHLSNQPSKPYSVRPLSTNNSVDFTLIKKFAEERIPVSSVLSVINNEHQLLFYFILPFHDSFYYIEEADVVIIFKHEDHQLHIFDIISTTSIDIDAILNSIISPETEAIHFYFTPDYTIDHIKAELIPQSEDTLFARPLLKELPKHFMFPITSHG from the coding sequence ATGAGCGATTACCAATTGATCAGTGATTATAAGCATATCGAAAAATATAAAGAAAGCTTTAATACATTAGCTAAGACGATCTTTGGGATCGATTTTACACCTTGGATTGAACAAGGGTGCTGGAATGACAAGTATATTTGTTATTCCTTTGTTGACGGAGATCACGTGATAGCAAATGCATCCATAAACAAAATGACCATTATTTTAAATCAAACAGAGTATAAAGCTATTCAAATTGGCACTGTAATGACACATCCTGATTATCGTATGCAAGGATTATCCAGAAAATTAATAGATCATATTATCGCTATGTACGAACATGAATGTGACTTCATCTACTTATTTGCAAATGACAGCGCTTTGGACTTTTACCCTAAATTCGGATTTGAACGCATGCAAGAAAGTAGCTTTTCGATTAATGTTACTCATCTTAGTAATCAACCGTCTAAACCCTACTCTGTGCGGCCCTTATCTACGAATAATTCTGTTGATTTCACCTTGATAAAAAAGTTCGCAGAAGAAAGAATACCGGTATCCTCCGTACTCAGCGTGATAAACAATGAACATCAACTGCTGTTTTATTTTATCCTTCCATTCCATGATTCCTTTTATTATATTGAAGAAGCTGATGTTGTTATTATCTTTAAACATGAAGATCATCAGCTTCATATTTTTGATATTATCAGTACTACAAGTATTGATATCGACGCGATATTGAATAGCATTATTTCTCCTGAAACTGAGGCTATACATTTTTATTTCACACCAGATTATACAATAGATCACATTAAGGCAGAATTAATTCCCCAGAGTGAGGATACTTTGTTTGCGCGTCCACTTTTAAAAGAACTACCTAAACATTTCATGTTTCCCATAACCTCACATGGCTAG
- a CDS encoding GNAT family protein: protein MFTIENLHGENVGGVNLNSIDEKNSTFSIGVQVDKDHRGKGYGTRAITILLKYAFFERRLNKFNECALEGNEGSITMLKKVGCVQEGVRRKVIYTNGRYYDLILFGLTKDEFMEKNE from the coding sequence ATGTTTACGATCGAAAATTTGCATGGTGAGAATGTTGGGGGAGTAAATCTGAATAGCATTGACGAGAAAAATAGTACGTTCAGTATAGGCGTGCAAGTGGATAAAGATCATCGAGGTAAAGGGTATGGGACGAGAGCTATAACGATCCTCTTAAAGTATGCTTTTTTCGAGCGACGACTAAATAAATTCAATGAATGTGCGCTTGAAGGTAATGAAGGTTCTATAACGATGTTAAAGAAAGTCGGCTGTGTTCAAGAGGGCGTGCGGCGGAAAGTGATCTACACGAATGGGCGATATTATGATTTGATATTGTTCGGATTGACAAAGGATGAATTTATGGAGAAAAACGAGTGA
- a CDS encoding helix-turn-helix transcriptional regulator, translating to MAFMIAQRAFIKVYLITMVEQHRGYGYQMLEDLRRDFKAHGYSPPQSEIYRALHELVQQGILYRTKQLKGNDPKVDFQEIVLYHFTSDGEEKAKLYKKQVKTDLDRCLGILNKAVADNF from the coding sequence ATGGCGTTTATGATTGCTCAACGGGCTTTTATCAAGGTGTATCTTATAACGATGGTAGAACAACATCGCGGGTATGGATACCAAATGCTTGAGGATTTACGTCGAGATTTCAAGGCACATGGATATTCCCCTCCACAGAGCGAAATCTATCGCGCCTTGCATGAGTTGGTACAGCAAGGGATTTTATATCGTACTAAACAGCTAAAAGGGAATGACCCGAAGGTGGATTTTCAAGAAATTGTCTTGTATCATTTTACTTCTGATGGAGAAGAGAAAGCGAAGCTTTATAAGAAGCAGGTGAAGACTGATCTTGATCGCTGCTTAGGTATTTTGAACAAGGCGGTTGCGGATAACTTCTAG
- a CDS encoding DivIVA domain-containing protein: protein MDEHMKRRLDKQRKLFSQLGITLDALTIHEKEFSMKLRGYDAEEVDTFLDSVIKDYERFYATIADLMDKWQEQQLEMRELKTETKATEVIQVPVLRGIDPKELEEVILKLETNVRQLKEKLPQIESYL, encoded by the coding sequence ATGGATGAACATATGAAACGTCGATTGGACAAACAACGTAAGCTATTCAGCCAACTTGGCATCACACTAGATGCTCTAACCATACATGAAAAAGAATTCAGTATGAAGCTTCGCGGTTACGATGCGGAGGAAGTAGATACATTTCTAGATAGCGTGATCAAGGATTATGAGCGTTTTTATGCGACGATCGCTGATCTGATGGATAAATGGCAAGAACAGCAGCTGGAGATGCGAGAATTAAAGACAGAAACCAAAGCCACAGAGGTTATTCAAGTTCCAGTGCTTCGAGGCATCGACCCAAAGGAATTAGAAGAGGTCATTCTAAAATTGGAGACCAATGTTCGTCAGCTTAAAGAAAAGCTTCCCCAAATCGAAAGCTATTTATAA
- a CDS encoding PRD domain-containing protein, which yields MSLSREIEQFQVQRVIGNNVVMVQGSKNSKEYVIIGKGIGFAVKGSGVIEGNDPRIEKLFRLEDREAWSQYQILLEDIDPKVMRITDEIIADIQSQFPDKLNDKIYLALPSHIQFTIYRLRNGMDIINPFLQETKMSFPKEFDIAYKASEKINAEFQVQIPEDEVGFLTYHVYSAVNNVSVGQLVKASNIVSELLDMIQQERNITFEHGSMNHIRLMIHLRFSLERILKGSLIDNPFVKHIKKEYKEEYKLSQKLGKVMQRSLGVEIPEEELCFLAMHLHRLFQTLVKQN from the coding sequence ATGAGCTTGTCGCGGGAGATCGAGCAATTTCAAGTACAGCGTGTGATTGGGAACAACGTTGTAATGGTTCAGGGAAGCAAGAACAGCAAGGAATATGTCATCATTGGCAAAGGTATTGGTTTTGCTGTGAAAGGTTCAGGTGTGATTGAAGGAAACGATCCTCGTATTGAGAAATTGTTTCGTCTAGAAGACCGCGAAGCCTGGAGTCAGTATCAAATTTTGCTGGAAGACATAGATCCCAAAGTGATGAGAATAACTGATGAGATAATTGCTGATATCCAAAGTCAATTTCCTGACAAATTAAACGACAAGATTTATCTGGCACTCCCGAGCCACATTCAGTTCACCATTTACCGTCTGCGCAACGGGATGGATATTATTAATCCTTTTTTACAAGAAACTAAGATGTCTTTCCCGAAGGAATTTGATATCGCTTACAAGGCATCAGAGAAGATCAATGCTGAATTTCAGGTGCAAATTCCCGAAGACGAGGTTGGATTTCTTACTTATCATGTGTACTCCGCAGTTAACAATGTATCGGTGGGTCAGTTAGTAAAAGCATCTAATATTGTGAGTGAACTTCTAGACATGATTCAGCAAGAACGGAATATAACTTTTGAGCATGGCAGTATGAATCATATTCGATTAATGATCCATTTACGGTTTTCGCTGGAACGTATTTTGAAGGGATCACTAATAGATAATCCCTTTGTGAAACATATTAAGAAGGAATACAAAGAGGAATACAAGTTATCTCAAAAACTCGGCAAAGTAATGCAAAGATCTCTAGGTGTAGAAATCCCGGAAGAAGAGCTGTGTTTCCTGGCGATGCACTTACACCGATTATTTCAGACCTTGGTGAAACAAAATTAA
- a CDS encoding PTS glucose transporter subunit IIA: MFSKWKSKKEEKHTGHTIEIMAPISGEAVSLTKVPDETFAGGHMGSGIAIRPSEGILKAPFDGTVAHIVKSSHAVILEHASGVQLLLHIGIDTVSLKGNGFVSHIASGDQVKAGQTLIEFDLDVIRAAGCDTISPVIVTSTEDTPPQVNGHYGQVTAGQDLILTVASK; encoded by the coding sequence ATGTTTTCCAAATGGAAATCAAAAAAAGAAGAGAAACATACTGGACATACAATCGAAATCATGGCACCAATCAGTGGAGAAGCAGTTTCATTAACAAAGGTTCCTGATGAAACCTTTGCTGGTGGTCATATGGGTAGCGGGATTGCAATCAGACCTTCCGAAGGGATTCTAAAAGCTCCTTTTGATGGCACGGTTGCTCATATCGTGAAATCGAGTCATGCAGTTATTCTGGAACATGCCTCCGGTGTGCAATTGCTGTTACATATCGGAATCGATACGGTCAGCCTTAAGGGCAACGGATTTGTCAGTCATATTGCCTCTGGAGATCAAGTGAAAGCAGGTCAAACCTTAATCGAATTTGATCTGGACGTAATTCGCGCAGCAGGTTGTGACACAATTTCGCCTGTAATCGTGACCAGTACAGAGGATACACCACCTCAAGTGAACGGACATTATGGTCAGGTTACAGCAGGACAGGATCTGATTCTTACTGTGGCTTCAAAGTAA
- the nagE gene encoding N-acetylglucosamine-specific PTS transporter subunit IIBC, translating to MLAFLQKLGKSLMLPVATLPAAGILQGIGLLDFEKDLHLGSAVGGFLNQYFVPFLNAGAGAIFGNLALIFAVGVAIGFAKDAVAALSAVIAYMVLTKILAVVPLQFSFINDDVVLNMGVLGGIFAGAWAAFLYKRYHNIKMPDWLGFFAGKRFVPIITAASTMVLAVLVGMVWSPIQDVISDFGNWVVSLGAVGAFFFGTANRLLIPIGLHHVLNSIAWFQIGDFTNAAGELVHGDLYRFFAGDKTAGMFMTGFFPIMMFALPGAALAFIHTAKPEKRKMVASIFVGSAIASFLTGITEPLEFSFMFLAPVLYLVHALLTGFSMALMYILDVKLGFSFSAGLIDYLVNMKLSTNAWILIPVGLCFFVLYYVLFRFIITKFKLKTPGREDDDDALVATTEGNATGSASSKAAQILEHIGGPTNIVNIDACITRLRLIVKDEKAVKDSALKQLGASGVMRLGQGAVQIVFGPKSEQYKEDIEKLL from the coding sequence ATGTTGGCTTTTCTACAAAAATTAGGTAAGTCGCTTATGCTTCCGGTAGCAACTTTGCCTGCGGCAGGTATTCTGCAAGGGATTGGATTGCTTGATTTTGAAAAAGATTTGCATCTAGGATCCGCAGTCGGAGGATTCCTGAACCAATATTTTGTTCCATTTCTAAACGCCGGTGCGGGTGCTATCTTCGGAAACCTTGCCTTGATCTTTGCGGTTGGTGTCGCCATTGGATTTGCCAAAGACGCCGTAGCAGCCTTGTCAGCAGTAATTGCATACATGGTGCTGACCAAGATTCTGGCTGTCGTACCCCTTCAGTTCTCCTTCATCAATGATGATGTAGTGTTGAATATGGGTGTGCTTGGAGGTATATTTGCCGGTGCCTGGGCAGCATTCCTATACAAGAGATATCATAATATTAAGATGCCAGATTGGCTCGGGTTCTTTGCTGGTAAACGTTTTGTTCCAATCATTACAGCTGCATCCACGATGGTCCTTGCAGTATTAGTTGGGATGGTCTGGAGCCCTATACAAGATGTAATTAGTGATTTCGGTAACTGGGTTGTATCTTTGGGAGCAGTAGGAGCGTTCTTCTTCGGTACAGCTAACCGCTTATTGATTCCGATTGGACTTCACCACGTGCTTAATTCGATTGCTTGGTTCCAAATTGGTGACTTTACGAATGCAGCTGGTGAATTGGTACACGGTGACTTGTATCGTTTCTTCGCTGGAGACAAAACAGCTGGGATGTTTATGACAGGCTTCTTCCCAATCATGATGTTTGCGCTTCCAGGTGCAGCACTTGCATTTATTCATACAGCTAAACCCGAAAAACGTAAAATGGTTGCTTCCATCTTCGTCGGTTCTGCCATCGCTTCTTTCTTAACAGGGATCACAGAACCCCTTGAATTCTCCTTTATGTTCTTGGCACCAGTATTGTACTTAGTGCATGCTTTACTAACTGGTTTCTCAATGGCATTAATGTATATTCTAGATGTTAAGCTTGGTTTCAGCTTCTCCGCTGGTTTGATTGACTACCTGGTGAACATGAAACTATCCACCAATGCATGGATTCTTATCCCTGTAGGTCTGTGCTTCTTCGTTCTGTACTACGTGTTATTCCGCTTTATCATCACGAAGTTCAAGCTTAAGACACCTGGACGTGAAGATGATGATGATGCGCTTGTAGCAACAACTGAAGGTAACGCAACAGGTTCAGCGTCTTCCAAGGCTGCTCAAATTCTTGAGCACATCGGCGGACCTACAAACATTGTCAATATTGATGCTTGTATTACACGACTTCGTCTTATCGTTAAAGACGAGAAAGCCGTTAAAGATTCAGCGCTGAAACAGCTTGGTGCTTCCGGTGTGATGAGACTTGGTCAAGGTGCTGTACAAATCGTATTTGGTCCGAAATCAGAACAATACAAAGAGGATATTGAGAAGTTACTCTAA
- a CDS encoding sigma-70 family RNA polymerase sigma factor: MEIPESEIFKAIFYEHHPVVRRKLAALVRDESAADDLAQEVFLRLYRNPPDDPAALGAWLHRVLTRIGYDYLDKKARERRLQNKQEQLYDASESPPSGEEIIISKLDQEDVHVWLNELPERDRQALLLRYSGYSYVEIAGELGVKPPVVGTLLHRATEKLRQNATKAIPQTK, translated from the coding sequence ATGGAAATTCCGGAATCTGAAATTTTTAAAGCAATATTTTATGAACATCATCCTGTTGTCAGACGTAAGCTTGCCGCTTTGGTACGCGATGAATCGGCAGCGGATGATTTAGCGCAAGAAGTTTTTCTAAGATTGTACCGTAATCCACCAGATGATCCAGCAGCGCTGGGTGCTTGGCTTCATAGAGTCCTCACTCGTATTGGATATGATTATCTGGACAAAAAAGCGAGGGAACGGCGGCTACAGAATAAACAAGAGCAGCTTTATGATGCCAGTGAATCTCCCCCTTCAGGTGAAGAAATCATAATCAGTAAGCTAGATCAGGAGGATGTACATGTCTGGCTGAATGAACTGCCTGAAAGAGACAGACAAGCGCTTCTCCTTCGCTACTCCGGGTACAGTTATGTGGAGATAGCGGGAGAGCTTGGTGTAAAACCTCCAGTAGTAGGAACCCTGCTTCACCGAGCGACAGAGAAGCTAAGACAAAATGCAACGAAGGCGATACCCCAGACAAAGTAG
- a CDS encoding ABC transporter ATP-binding protein has protein sequence MSTAAIEAKSLTKEYDNGRGCRDVSITVGKGEAFGFLGPNGAGKSTFVKMLVGLIHPSSGSASLFGHKVGSLEAKSVIGYLPELYRYQEWLTGEEVVRLHARLCGMQRSVADKRIPELLAEVGIGKRGRDRVKHYSKGMQQRLGLACALVNEPAIVFLDEPSSALDPIGRQEVRRILQKLKEKGVTIFLNSHLLEDVEVLCDRMALLNNGVILRHGKVSEVLNKRMSWRFKVGGYAPILLSWLNENTGLQIRVSSHTEEKLINGLVNLQSIDSSTVWLEAELESEEQVGWLNTLIVEQGMTLYEVSRQQERLEEWFMNAVSGLNHRGEQE, from the coding sequence ATGAGTACTGCTGCAATTGAAGCTAAGTCCCTAACCAAGGAATATGATAACGGGCGCGGCTGTCGAGATGTAAGTATTACTGTAGGGAAAGGGGAAGCCTTTGGCTTCCTCGGCCCTAATGGTGCAGGTAAAAGCACATTTGTAAAAATGCTAGTAGGTCTTATTCATCCATCAAGTGGCAGTGCGAGTCTGTTCGGTCATAAAGTTGGTTCACTGGAAGCTAAATCAGTTATCGGCTATTTGCCGGAATTGTATCGATATCAGGAATGGCTGACAGGTGAAGAGGTTGTGAGACTGCATGCACGACTATGCGGAATGCAGCGTTCTGTAGCAGATAAGAGAATTCCAGAACTGCTTGCTGAGGTTGGAATTGGTAAGCGTGGACGAGACCGAGTGAAGCATTACTCTAAGGGAATGCAGCAAAGACTGGGATTAGCTTGTGCACTTGTTAATGAGCCGGCTATCGTATTTTTAGATGAGCCCTCATCGGCACTAGATCCAATTGGACGTCAGGAAGTCCGGCGTATCTTACAGAAACTAAAAGAAAAAGGGGTTACGATATTTCTAAACTCTCATCTGTTAGAGGATGTTGAAGTACTCTGTGACCGAATGGCGCTACTGAATAACGGTGTTATTCTCCGGCATGGCAAAGTGTCCGAGGTGTTAAACAAGCGTATGAGCTGGCGTTTTAAAGTAGGCGGTTATGCGCCTATTTTATTGTCATGGCTGAATGAGAACACAGGCTTGCAGATTCGGGTGTCTTCCCATACCGAAGAAAAATTGATAAATGGATTGGTAAATCTACAATCAATAGACAGTAGCACAGTTTGGTTGGAAGCGGAGCTGGAAAGTGAAGAGCAGGTGGGGTGGCTGAATACGCTAATTGTAGAACAAGGAATGACCTTGTATGAAGTTTCTCGTCAGCAAGAACGTCTGGAAGAGTGGTTTATGAATGCTGTATCAGGACTAAACCACAGGGGTGAACAGGAATGA
- a CDS encoding ABC transporter permease subunit: MRIIMGMTWKELLRKRVMVLTLLMTVVFLIGFWFIASTIGQSSMSHGSSIPSGEELLIRFTNGLFILSFGFFFGAFVIAFLAIFSSFSAISGEAEQGVMQALLPRPIPRWKWYAGRWLGYVTLGIGYALILFISILLITQAHAAVPRDGLALFKSFLLFSSIVPLLITVSMLGSGFFSALGNGVFMTMLYGAGWLGGMIDKVSSSLLSKPEALSTLNNMTGIMSLLMPVDGLQRRMTAELFSINEMNGMFIASNSLFGLDNFTSVPSNTFIVYAIFYTLLAFLIGLYRFQRKDL, encoded by the coding sequence ATGAGAATTATAATGGGTATGACCTGGAAGGAATTGCTGCGAAAAAGAGTAATGGTGCTGACATTACTTATGACCGTGGTTTTTCTTATAGGATTTTGGTTTATTGCAAGTACGATCGGGCAAAGTTCTATGTCTCACGGATCGAGTATTCCTAGCGGAGAAGAACTCCTTATTCGTTTTACAAATGGTTTATTTATTTTATCGTTTGGATTTTTCTTCGGAGCCTTTGTAATTGCTTTTTTAGCTATTTTTAGTTCATTTTCCGCCATTTCAGGTGAGGCAGAGCAGGGAGTGATGCAAGCCTTGCTTCCAAGACCAATTCCACGCTGGAAATGGTATGCAGGTCGCTGGCTTGGTTATGTAACACTGGGAATAGGTTATGCGCTTATTTTATTTATTTCTATATTGCTAATTACGCAAGCCCATGCCGCAGTTCCAAGAGATGGATTAGCGTTATTCAAATCATTTTTGCTCTTTTCTTCCATCGTACCGTTGCTAATAACTGTTTCTATGCTGGGTTCAGGATTCTTCTCGGCCCTTGGGAATGGAGTCTTTATGACGATGCTTTATGGAGCAGGATGGCTAGGAGGAATGATTGACAAGGTAAGTAGTTCTTTATTATCTAAGCCCGAAGCACTTAGCACTCTAAATAATATGACGGGTATAATGTCCTTACTTATGCCTGTAGATGGGTTACAGCGCAGAATGACTGCTGAACTGTTTAGTATTAACGAAATGAACGGGATGTTTATTGCTTCCAATAGTCTATTTGGATTAGATAACTTCACCTCAGTCCCATCTAATACATTTATCGTCTATGCGATCTTCTATACACTATTGGCGTTCTTAATCGGATTGTATCGTTTTCAACGGAAGGATCTATAG
- a CDS encoding helix-turn-helix domain-containing protein codes for MNDFNMCPRFEKAVDLLSKRWVALIVFVLMPGPRRFGEIESCLSNLSGKVLSDRLKEMEIEGIIERTVYPEMPVRIEYSLTPKGTALAPILGEIGNWSTDWIELGVTN; via the coding sequence ATGAATGATTTCAACATGTGTCCTCGCTTTGAAAAAGCGGTAGACTTGCTAAGTAAACGTTGGGTCGCGCTGATCGTTTTCGTGCTTATGCCAGGTCCACGTCGTTTTGGCGAAATTGAAAGCTGTCTGTCCAATCTAAGTGGTAAAGTGTTATCTGACCGATTAAAAGAAATGGAAATCGAAGGTATTATTGAGCGAACCGTATATCCAGAAATGCCAGTACGCATTGAGTACTCTCTTACTCCAAAAGGAACAGCGTTGGCTCCTATACTTGGTGAAATTGGAAATTGGTCTACGGACTGGATTGAGCTTGGTGTTACAAATTAA
- a CDS encoding GTP cyclohydrolase II, protein MIKPDIISILQNKITRIPLENSTNILVGPITLPVNLDGETVTFKWYNWLNTTDAELLGDNSEATAALISKLPSMSLADGQQSSVLVYGDFEGSDEALIRMHSICHTGDIFGSKRCDCGFQLHQSMKMIVEHGSGALFYLANHEGRGIGLFSKSLAYLLQEEGYDTVEANLELGFADDSRNYAEAISVLQHLRHKPVTLITNNPKKLEALKAAGMNAVKRVALWGDVSSFNEKYLRTKVARSGHLEAVKDANPIVGRLAK, encoded by the coding sequence ATGATTAAACCAGATATTATTTCTATCCTACAAAATAAAATTACTCGAATTCCTTTAGAAAACAGTACAAATATATTGGTTGGACCGATTACTTTACCCGTGAATTTAGACGGAGAGACCGTTACTTTTAAATGGTACAACTGGCTGAACACTACGGATGCAGAGCTTCTTGGTGATAATAGTGAAGCAACAGCCGCTTTGATTTCAAAGTTACCATCCATGAGCCTCGCAGATGGACAGCAATCCAGTGTTTTAGTATATGGTGATTTCGAAGGGTCAGATGAAGCCTTGATTCGAATGCACAGCATTTGTCATACCGGCGATATTTTTGGTAGCAAACGTTGTGATTGTGGCTTCCAACTGCATCAGTCCATGAAAATGATCGTCGAACACGGTTCAGGTGCATTATTCTATCTTGCTAACCATGAGGGTAGAGGCATTGGATTGTTTAGCAAATCTTTAGCGTATCTTTTACAAGAAGAAGGATACGATACAGTTGAAGCTAATTTAGAGCTGGGTTTTGCTGATGATTCAAGAAATTATGCAGAAGCGATTAGCGTTCTACAACATCTACGTCATAAACCAGTCACGTTAATTACAAACAATCCGAAGAAATTGGAAGCACTCAAGGCTGCAGGTATGAATGCTGTTAAAAGAGTAGCACTATGGGGAGATGTATCTTCTTTTAACGAGAAGTACTTGCGCACCAAAGTGGCTCGTTCAGGACATTTAGAGGCAGTGAAGGACGCGAATCCAATTGTAGGAAGACTGGCTAAATAA
- a CDS encoding ABC transporter ATP-binding protein, translating to MTAIQVQDLRKTFKVQKNREGLKGAFADLFKREYTEVTAVKDISFSIPEGEICGYIGENGAGKSTTIKMLTGILVPTSGNLTVGGYVPYLEREKFVKNIGVVFGQRSQLWWDIGVIESFQLLRKVYRVSEQDFKKRLDELVERLQLQELLNRPVRKLSLGQRMRCELVAALLHNPSIVFLDEPTIGLDIVVKSEIREFLKDMNREHGTTILLTTHDLQDIEALCSRVIMLDDGRIIYDGGLEDLKQRWGTGREVQFQFGNATKREQLELWTEGMPVTWSAENDLGASVWIPLDLNVSDVLGRVVGKADITDIKIIETNTDDIVRSIYQSGSADKPDEMAAALKDEREALNV from the coding sequence ATGACTGCTATTCAAGTACAAGACTTACGCAAAACATTCAAAGTACAAAAAAACCGCGAAGGTCTCAAAGGGGCCTTCGCTGATTTGTTTAAAAGGGAATATACGGAAGTGACTGCCGTGAAGGATATTTCTTTCTCCATTCCTGAAGGGGAGATCTGTGGTTATATCGGCGAGAACGGTGCTGGGAAATCAACCACCATCAAAATGCTCACAGGTATTCTCGTACCAACTTCAGGAAATCTTACGGTGGGTGGTTATGTTCCTTATTTGGAGCGCGAGAAATTCGTGAAAAATATCGGCGTGGTATTCGGGCAACGCAGCCAGCTATGGTGGGACATCGGGGTCATTGAATCCTTCCAGCTGCTGCGCAAGGTATACCGTGTATCTGAACAAGACTTCAAGAAACGGCTGGATGAATTGGTTGAACGATTGCAGCTGCAAGAACTGCTGAATCGTCCTGTTCGTAAGCTCAGTCTAGGTCAGCGGATGCGTTGTGAATTAGTCGCAGCATTGCTTCATAATCCATCGATTGTATTTTTAGATGAACCGACTATTGGCTTAGATATTGTGGTGAAATCAGAGATTCGTGAATTTCTTAAAGATATGAATCGTGAGCATGGGACAACCATACTGCTGACTACACATGATCTGCAAGATATTGAGGCGCTTTGCTCGCGTGTGATTATGCTTGATGATGGCCGAATTATTTATGACGGAGGACTAGAAGATCTGAAGCAGCGCTGGGGAACTGGTCGTGAAGTTCAATTTCAATTTGGAAATGCAACGAAACGTGAGCAGCTTGAGCTTTGGACAGAGGGGATGCCAGTTACTTGGTCTGCCGAGAATGATCTTGGAGCATCCGTATGGATTCCGTTAGATTTAAATGTATCTGATGTGTTAGGAAGAGTAGTAGGAAAAGCAGATATTACTGATATCAAAATCATTGAGACGAATACGGACGATATTGTTCGCAGTATTTATCAATCTGGGTCTGCGGATAAACCCGATGAAATGGCAGCCGCTCTGAAGGATGAAAGAGAGGCTTTGAATGTCTGA
- a CDS encoding ABC-2 family transporter protein produces the protein MLAYRINYYSGILIYSLNIGVNYFTWMAIYGNGDSLGGFTATQMTSYVAVSWMARAFYFNNLDREISTDIRDGSIAIQFIRPYNYVLVKMMQGLGEGMFRFLLFMIPGMVIAMLLFPVQLPTAPSAWAGFLVMLFFSFLINSQINIITGLSAFFVENNEGMMRMKRVIVDLFSGLIVPISLFPDWLSSVLKVLPFQAITYLPGSVFTGRVQGDGIWNVLGIQIVWFLALLIPIVWLYHAARQRLFVQGG, from the coding sequence ATGCTCGCTTACCGAATCAACTATTACTCAGGCATTCTCATCTATTCACTAAATATTGGGGTTAACTATTTTACGTGGATGGCTATCTATGGAAATGGGGATTCGCTGGGTGGCTTTACCGCAACGCAAATGACGTCTTATGTTGCTGTTTCTTGGATGGCGCGTGCCTTTTATTTTAATAATCTAGACCGTGAGATCTCTACGGATATACGAGACGGAAGTATCGCTATCCAGTTTATAAGGCCCTATAACTATGTTTTAGTTAAAATGATGCAAGGACTTGGAGAGGGAATGTTCCGCTTCCTCTTGTTCATGATTCCCGGTATGGTCATAGCGATGTTGTTGTTCCCGGTTCAATTACCGACAGCGCCATCTGCTTGGGCAGGCTTTCTTGTGATGCTCTTTTTCAGCTTTTTGATTAATTCACAGATTAATATTATTACTGGGCTCTCGGCCTTCTTTGTTGAGAATAATGAGGGCATGATGCGTATGAAGCGGGTGATTGTTGATTTGTTCTCCGGTCTGATCGTACCGATCAGTCTGTTTCCTGACTGGCTATCTTCCGTACTTAAGGTGCTGCCGTTTCAGGCGATTACTTACTTGCCAGGTTCAGTATTTACGGGACGAGTGCAAGGGGATGGGATTTGGAATGTACTAGGGATTCAGATCGTATGGTTCCTAGCGCTATTAATTCCAATTGTCTGGCTATATCATGCGGCGCGGCAGCGTCTCTTCGTGCAGGGAGGTTGA